Proteins from a single region of Electrophorus electricus isolate fEleEle1 chromosome 5, fEleEle1.pri, whole genome shotgun sequence:
- the LOC113589894 gene encoding uncharacterized protein LOC113589894 — protein MDVNVLVFSLDMNSYRTLVFSMLLLQISVILPQQIIEVKQNEAATLPCNRICSGLVTWTVFLKRRITPYVVAECNQTSCQFKKRFKMSHDQYLKGDLSLTITNVDVSKRTRYKCECDGVKICDVRLRLEPLSLAVHVKRGQSLIMDVPVSDLIWLFFTGDASQNHVRLCALYTYEKVSSNFWNEYENRVFSSTGFQLRELKESDSGLYSIQSDFFSEVFRVNVNASSIQPGVTLTLKLPSSAWLGFANVSVNKADDDTANSVRMCDILMYDTECISEYEKRVSLSLSLQLKEMKESDSGVYTLWDMRNDEVIATYTVNVNDTQSSQVDNAVTTAREVIPTHTATTVTGNNDWDPSNSDAHPRVSQIVIEVKRNETATLPCSQTCSSSVRWTVFHMFHSVLAYCHEKTCRLNVEGFQMSHDQYLKGDLSLTITDADYTKSGRYTCECDHVKICDVKLRIEPLSLAVHVERGQSLVMDVPVLGPVEVFFTSTSDASPNPVKLCDIEGHRIWCNWNEYKNRMSFSSSLQLRELKESDSGVYTIQDAVSKEILATYRVNVNDSSVQPRETFTLQWPSFVLVIYVSFSKSNDDMAHPDWMCMITRFGTDCNEKRVLLSSSLQLKEMKEPDSGVYTIRDIWNDEVIGTYTVTVNDKELIEMP, from the exons ATGGATGTAAATGTGCTGGTTTTCTCCTTAGACATGAATAGCTACAGAACCCTCGTGTTCTCCATGTTACTTCTGCAGATCTCTGTCA TTCTTCCTCAACAGATTATAGAGGTGAAGCAGAATGAAGCTGCTACTCTCCCCTGTAATCGGAtatgttctggtctggtcacatggacaGTGTTCCTGAAAAGACGCATAACCCCATATGTTGTGGCTGAGTGTAACCAGACATCATGCCAGTTCAAGAAGAGATTTAAaatgtcccatgatcagtacctgaagggagatctctccctcaccatcactaaTGTTGATGTCAGTAAGAGGACAAGGTACAAATGTGAGTGCGATGGTGTAAAGATCTGTGATGTGAGATTACGTCTTGAAC CTCTCAGTTTGGCTGTACATGTGAAGCGTGGACAATCTCTCATCATGGATGTCCCAGTGTCAGACCtaatttggttgttttttacTGGTGATGCCAGTCAAAACCATGTCAGACTGTGTGCCCTTTACACATATGAAAAAGTTAGTTCTAACTTTTGGAATGAATATGAGAATAGAGTGTTCTCCAGTACCGGTTTCCAACTGAGGGAGCTGAAAGAGTCTGACAGTGGCCTTTACTCCATACAGAGTGATTTTTTCAGTGAAGTCTTCAGAGTGAATGTAAACG CTTCCAGTATCCAGCCTGGAGTAACTCTTACCCTGAAATTGCCTTCATCCGCATGGCTGGGTTTTGCAAATGTGTCAGTTAATAAGGCTGATGATGACACTGCAAACTCTGTCAGGATGTGTGACATCTTAATGTATGATACAGAATGTATCTCTGAGTATGAGAAGAGAGTGTCGTTAAGTTTGAGTCTGCAGCTCAAGGAGATGAAGGAGTCTGATAGTGGCGTTTACACCCTATGGGACATGAGGAATGATGAAGTCATTGCTACATACACAGTGAATGTTAATG ATACACAGTCAAGCCAGGTCGACAATGCTGTGACAACTGCGCGAGAAGTCATTCCTACACATACAGCAACCACAGTCACTG GAAACAATGACTGGGATCCTTCTAATAGTG atgCTCATCCTAGAGTGTCCCAGATTGTTATAGAGGTGAAGCGTAATGAGACTGCAACTCTCCCCTGCAGTCAGACGTGTTCTAGTTCGGTCAGATGGACTGTGTTCCATATGTTTCATAGTGTTCTGGCCTATTGTCATGAGAAAACATGCCGATTAAATGTCGAGGGATTTCAAATGTCCCATGaccagtacctgaagggagatctctccctcaccatcactgatgctgattacactaagagtGGCCGGTACACCTGTGAGTGTGACCATGTAAAGATCTGTGATGTGAAACTACGAATTGAAC CTCTCAGTTTGGCTGTTCATGTGGAGCGTGGACAATCTCTTGTCATGGATGTACCCGTGTTAGGCCCAGTGGAAGTGTTTTTTACCAGTACTTCTGATGCCAGTCCAAACCCTGTCAAACTGTGTGACATTGAAGGACATAGAATTTGGTGTAACTGGAATGAGTATAAGAACAGAATGTCCTTCAGTTCCAGTCTGCAGCTGAGGGAGCTGAAAGAGTCTGATAGTGGTGTTTACACCATACAGGATGCGGTTTCCAAGGAAATCTTGGCAACATACAGAGTGAATGTAAATG ATTCCAGTGTCCAGCCTAGAGAGACCTTTACCCTGCAATGGCCTTCATTTGTGCTAGTGATATATGTGTCATTTAGCAAGTCTAATGATGACATGGCACACCCTGACTGGATGTGTATGATTACAAGGTTTGGTACTGACTGTAATGAGAAGAGAGTGTTGCTCAGTTCCAGTCTGCAGCTCAAGGAGATGAAGGAGCCTGATAGTGGCGTTTACACCATACGGGACATCTGGAACGATGAAGTCATTGGTACATACACAGTGACTGTTAATG